From a single Daphnia pulex isolate KAP4 chromosome 2, ASM2113471v1 genomic region:
- the LOC124204703 gene encoding tubulin beta chain: MREIVHIQAGQCGNQIGAKFWEIISDEHGIQPNGTYHGESELQLERINVYYNEASGGKYVPRAVLVDLEPGTMDSVRSGPFGQLFRPDNFVFGQSGAGNNWAKGHYTEGAELVDSVLDVVRKEAESCDCLQGFQLTHSLGGGTGSGMGTLLISKIREEYPDRIMNTYSVVPSPKVSDTVVEPYNATLSVHQLVENTDETYCIDNEALYDICFRTLKLTTPTYGDLNHLVSLTMSGVTTCLRFPGQLNADLRKLAVNMVPFPRLHFFMPGFAPLTARGSQQYRALTVPELTQQMFDAKNMMAACDPRHGRYLTVAAIFRGRMSMKEVDEQMLNIQNKNSSYFVEWIPNNVKTAVCDIPPRGLKMSATFIGNSTAIQELFKRISEQFTAMFRRKAFLHWYTGEGMDEMEFTEAESNMNDLVSEYQQYQEATADDEADFEEDGDHADQDAA, encoded by the exons atgcGTGAAATCGTTCATATTCAAGCTGGACAGTGTGGTAACCAGATTGGAGCCAag TTTTGGGAAATCATTTCTGACGAGCATGGAATCCAACCTAATGGCACCTACCACGGCGAGTCTGAACTGCAACTGGAACGCATCAATGTCTACTATAATGAAGCAAGCGGAGGCAAATACGTTCCCCGTGCTGTTCTTGTGGATTTGGAGCCTGGCACCATGGATTCCGTTCGTTCGGGACCGTTTGGCCAGCTCTTCCGCCCTGACAATTTCGTCTTTGGCCAAAGTGGAGCCGGTAACAACTGGGCCAAAGGTCACTACACTGAAGGAGCTGAATTGGTCGACTCTGTTCTTGACGTTGTCCGCAAAGAAGCCGAGAGCTGCGATTGCCTTCAG GGTTTCCAGCTGACACACTCCCTTGGTGGCGGAACTGGATCTGGCATGGGAACTTTGCTCATCTCCAAGATCCGTGAAGAGTATCCTGACCGTATCATGAACACATATTCTGTTGTCCCCTCACCAAAAGTGTCCGACACTGTCGTCGAGCCGTACAACGCCACTCTTTCGGTCCACCAATTGGTCGAAAATACGGACGAGACCTATTGTATCGACAATGAAGCTCTCTACGATATCTGCTTCCGCACACTCAAATTGACAACGCCCACCTATGGTGACTTGAATCACTTGGTCTCCCTCACCATGTCTGGTGTTACTACTTGCCTTCGCTTTCCCGGCCAGCTCAATGCTGACCTGCGCAAATTGGCTGTCAACATGGTGCCCTTCCCTCGTTTGCATTTCTTTATGCCTGGCTTTGCTCCCCTCACTGCCCGTGGGTCTCAACAATATCGCGCATTGACTGTTCCCGAGCTGACCCAGCAGATGTTTGATGCCAAAAACATGATGGCCGCCTGCGATCCTCGCCACGGACGTTACCTGACTGTTGCAGCCATTTTCCGAGGTCGCATGTCAATGAAGGAAGTCGATGAGCAGATGCTCAACATTCAAAACAAGAACTCATCCTACTTCGTTGAATGGATTCCCAACAACGTCAAGACAGCCGTCTGTGACATTCCTCCTCGCGGTCTGAAAATGTCTGCCACTTTCATCGGCAACTCGACCGCCATCCAAGAGCTCTTCAAACGTATTTCGGAACAGTTCACTGCCATGTTCCGTCGTAAGGCTTTCCTCCATTGGTACACTGGTGAAGGCATGGACGAAATGGAGTTTACCGAAGCCGAGTCCAACATGAACGATCTCGTCTCCGAATACCAGCAATACCAAGAAGCTACGGCCGATGATGAGGCTGATTTCGAGGAAGATGGGGACCACGCCGACCAAGACGCTgcttaa
- the LOC124204697 gene encoding eukaryotic translation initiation factor 3 subunit L-like produces the protein MYAEEFEDYEYEADAYEPTGDPRLDAENERYTSYGSAPQYAQYSMPDVIKKFIIYFREMVNSGKLYEIQNVYENTFPKLTEEHFKSSPWPDADEVSPLVDDDQPFLILYKELYYRHIYARIQGGPTIEQRFESYYNYCQLFNHILSAKSPVVLELPHQWLWEIIDEFVYQFQSFALFRCSLHKKSAEELEFIRINPTLWNIHSVLNVLYSLVDKSNINQQLEVYAKGDDPDTVAGEFGRRPLYKMLGYFSLVGLLRLHSLLGDFYQAVKVLENMELNKKTLYSRVPACQISTYYYVGFAYLMMRRYADAIRTFSHILLYVQRTKPLYQAKTYQNDQINKQTEKMYVLLSVCLVLHPQRIDESLQAILREKPHAERIVRMQKGELQEFENAFAFASPKFLSPVPPPVEAPPADHRREPFQQLAKVFMDEVQQQLTLPTIRSYLRLYTTMPVAKMAAFLEMPDTDFRTHLLCFKHKMKNVVWTKGTSGLDGELQSGSEVDFYIDGGMIHIADTKVARRYGDYFIRQIHKFEEINRVLKTQKV, from the exons ATGTATGCCGAAGAATTTGAGGAT TACGAGTATGAAGCCGATGCCTATGAGCCAACCGGGGATCCACGGCTTGATGCTGAAAATGAACGATACACTAGCTATGGAAGTGCTCCCCAATATGCTCAATATAGCATGCCGGATGTGATCAAgaaattcattatttattttcgagaGATGGTAAACTCTGGAAAGTTGTATGAAATTCAGAATGTCTACGAGAACAC ATTTCCAAAATTAACTGAAGAGCACTTCAAATCATCCCCTTGGCCTGATGCAGATGAAGTTTCCCCATTAGTGGATGATGATCAACCGTTTCTGATTCTCTACAAGGAACTTTACTATCGCCACATTTATGCACGAATCCAAGGAGGACCAACAATTGAACAACGTTTTGAGTCTTACTACAACTACTGTCAACTTTTCAACCATATTTTGA GTGCTAAAAGTCCAGTTGTTTTGGAGCTTCCTCATCAATGGCTGTGGGaaataattgatgaatttGTCTACCAGTTCCAGtcttttgctctttttcgTTGTTCTCTTCATAAGAAATCAG ctgaAGAACTTGAATTCATCAGAATCAACCCAACTTTGTGGAACATTCATTCTGTATTGAATGTGTTGTATTCTTTGGTTGACAAATCCAATATCAACCAACAATTGGAA GTATACGCCAAAGGTGATGATCCCGATACCGTAGCAGGAGAATTTGGCCGCCGACCTCTTTATAAAATGTTGGGTTACTTCAGTCTTGTTGGATTACTGAGACTCCACTCATTATTAGGAGATTTCTATCAAGCTGTTAAGGTTCTTGAAAATATGGAACTCAATAAAAAG ACTCTGTACTCCAGAGTACCTGCCTGCCAAATCTCAACTTACTATTATGTTGGTTTTGCTTATTTGATGATGAGGCGGTATGCTGATGCTATTCGGACGTTTTCCCATATTCTACTCTACGTCCAGCGCACTAAGCCATTATACCAGGCTAAAACATACCAAAATGACCAG atcaacaaacaaaccgaaaaaatgTACGTTCTACTGTCGGTGTGCCTCGTTCTTCATCCTCAGCGCATCGACGAATCTCTACAGGCGATCCTGCGAGAGAAACCTCATGCCGAACGCATCGTGCGGATGCAAAAGGGAGAACTTCAA GAATTCGAAAATGCATTCGCTTTCGCTTCTccgaaatttttgtctccTGTTCCACCTCCTGTCGAAGCACCACCTGCCGATCATCGCCGTGAACCATTTCAACAGTTGGCAAAAGTTTTCATGGATGAAGTACAACAGCAACTTACTTTGCCAACGATTCGCAG tTATCTACGTTTGTACACTACTATGCCTGTCGCCAAAATGGCTGCGTTTTTGGAAATGCCCGATACTGATTTCCGCACCCATCTGCTATGCTTCAAACATAAGATGAAGAACGTCGTTTGGACTAAAGGCACCTCTGGATTGGACGGTGAACTCCAATCAGGCTCTGAG GTGGACTTCTATATCGATGGCGGAATGATCCATATTGCTGACACGAAAGTAGCTCGGCGCTATGGTGATTACTTCATTAGACAAATCCATAAATTCGAGGAAATTAACCGCGTATTGAAGacacaaaaagtttaa